From a single Halodesulfovibrio marinisediminis DSM 17456 genomic region:
- the sctE gene encoding type III secretion system translocon subunit SctE codes for MAIDRLPNPSVAPGYTPGVDGVAAGEHSKKGAPRQVEASIPSDTSKTVQSKPPLPVPVKGLAGVSLETLVDSISEKERRQGIKGSIDQVKSSSKNRMELLEKRVKELEKAAKKSKVSGWLKALKWIGIILGAVVAAAAVVATGGAASAVVMGVVAGIALCNEIASEASGGKVSLGAGLTALLKECGVPDKIANILGPVLVGVAMLAASIGAGAAGVIASRAASTAATVGANAAKVASQTAATASKVASTASRVASVLKRAMVALHNASKWTNLAQGAVSVSSGSLGIADSVQKYEAALAQIKTIKIDALLEKLRAMDEQELDHINKMMDVLNDTLKSVKQIVDKGNESMATIVGGTPAMA; via the coding sequence ATGGCGATAGATAGATTACCTAATCCTAGTGTGGCTCCGGGTTACACTCCTGGTGTGGATGGAGTAGCGGCTGGTGAGCATTCAAAAAAAGGTGCTCCTCGTCAGGTTGAAGCGTCGATTCCGTCAGATACTTCTAAAACTGTACAATCTAAGCCACCGTTGCCAGTGCCAGTAAAAGGCTTGGCAGGTGTAAGTTTGGAGACCTTAGTTGATTCTATTTCTGAAAAGGAGAGACGCCAAGGTATTAAAGGGTCGATCGATCAGGTTAAGTCCAGTTCGAAAAATCGAATGGAGCTTCTCGAAAAGCGTGTGAAAGAGCTGGAGAAAGCTGCAAAAAAGAGTAAAGTTTCTGGTTGGTTGAAAGCGCTTAAGTGGATAGGAATCATCCTTGGAGCTGTTGTTGCGGCAGCAGCAGTTGTTGCGACAGGCGGGGCGGCAAGCGCCGTTGTTATGGGGGTTGTTGCTGGAATTGCCCTTTGTAATGAAATTGCATCTGAAGCTTCAGGAGGGAAGGTCTCTCTTGGGGCTGGGCTAACAGCACTCCTTAAAGAATGCGGCGTTCCAGACAAAATCGCTAATATTCTTGGTCCGGTTTTAGTTGGGGTTGCAATGCTTGCGGCAAGTATTGGCGCTGGTGCCGCAGGGGTTATTGCTTCACGTGCAGCTTCAACAGCAGCAACGGTAGGTGCAAATGCTGCGAAGGTTGCAAGTCAGACTGCGGCAACAGCTAGTAAGGTTGCATCCACTGCGTCTAGGGTTGCAAGCGTTTTGAAAAGAGCAATGGTAGCACTTCATAATGCAAGCAAGTGGACTAACCTTGCGCAGGGGGCGGTATCTGTTAGTTCCGGTTCCCTCGGCATTGCGGATAGTGTGCAGAAATATGAAGCCGCCCTTGCTCAGATCAAGACTATTAAAATTGATGCGCTTCTTGAGAAACTGAGAGCCATGGATGAACAGGAACTAGATCATATTAACAAGATGATGGATGTTCTGAATGACACTCTCAAATCGGTGAAACAGATTGTTGATAAAGGAAACGAGTCCATGGCCACAATTGTGGGTGGCACACCAGCAATGGCTTAG
- a CDS encoding ABC transporter substrate-binding protein, with the protein MNRILLKLIIASLFLLAGTQPLIAASPTHVRIAYIEGGPFWLYDRTYTAFKKALSTYTDIKPTYVEKFSIGWDSSPEILKKTAQTISEREDLDLIIAAGTAASKAMQSATNKRVPVIGIGIADPIAANLVRTNNESGAPNFICRITPDRWKNMYRVFYDVVRFKHLGLMYSKDEYGKLYAAVSDAEQVAKELGFSLVIKEIDDESTESCTEGLKWLSENGADAFFMGPLLCFDWSLQDITPTMNYINNELKLPTFARDGSAFVQGGALMGFASWNIDPIGRRIASMAHQVVKGKPINQIALRDTTEPTIAVNLETALKVDIDLPLDLLIVADEIYETTSTPSFN; encoded by the coding sequence ATGAACCGTATTCTATTGAAGCTCATAATAGCATCCCTCTTTCTGCTCGCAGGTACACAACCTTTGATCGCAGCTTCTCCCACTCACGTACGCATTGCATATATTGAAGGAGGACCATTCTGGCTTTACGACAGAACCTATACCGCCTTCAAGAAAGCGCTAAGCACTTACACTGACATCAAGCCAACCTACGTAGAAAAATTCAGCATTGGTTGGGATTCTTCCCCAGAAATCCTAAAAAAAACAGCCCAGACTATCTCTGAAAGAGAAGATCTGGACCTAATTATCGCAGCCGGAACTGCAGCAAGTAAGGCCATGCAATCGGCCACTAATAAAAGAGTTCCGGTTATTGGTATTGGTATCGCTGATCCGATCGCAGCAAATCTAGTTCGAACGAATAACGAATCAGGAGCGCCGAATTTTATCTGTAGAATCACACCGGACAGATGGAAGAATATGTATAGAGTTTTTTACGATGTAGTCCGCTTTAAACACCTTGGACTCATGTACAGTAAAGATGAATATGGAAAACTCTACGCTGCGGTCTCCGATGCAGAGCAAGTTGCAAAGGAATTGGGATTTTCTCTTGTAATTAAAGAAATTGATGATGAAAGCACAGAATCTTGTACGGAAGGACTAAAGTGGCTTTCAGAAAATGGTGCTGATGCCTTTTTCATGGGACCATTGTTATGCTTTGACTGGTCACTGCAGGACATCACACCAACAATGAATTATATTAACAACGAATTAAAGCTGCCTACTTTTGCACGTGATGGCTCTGCTTTTGTTCAAGGCGGTGCACTCATGGGATTTGCCTCATGGAATATCGACCCGATCGGACGCCGTATCGCAAGCATGGCGCACCAAGTTGTAAAGGGTAAGCCGATCAATCAAATAGCGCTCCGAGATACAACAGAACCAACTATCGCTGTTAATCTTGAGACAGCGCTCAAAGTTGACATTGATCTTCCACTTGATCTGCTCATCGTTGCAGATGAAATTTACGAAACGACATCAACACCTTCATTTAATTAA
- a CDS encoding STAS domain-containing protein: protein MKVAFDKVESIGILHAEGSLDASTAQQFEVLCIEHIEYDGSKTVINFENVSYISSAGLRSILMLMKKVKMQRGEIIFCNLSSTIYDVFKISGFLSILHVEESVQDAISFLETK from the coding sequence TTGAAGGTTGCATTTGATAAAGTAGAATCAATAGGAATATTGCATGCAGAAGGAAGTCTTGATGCAAGTACTGCACAGCAATTTGAAGTGTTATGCATTGAACACATAGAGTATGATGGCTCTAAGACTGTAATTAATTTTGAAAATGTAAGTTATATCAGTTCAGCAGGGCTGCGTTCTATTTTGATGCTCATGAAAAAAGTTAAAATGCAGCGGGGCGAAATCATTTTCTGCAATCTCTCTTCAACTATATACGATGTTTTTAAGATATCAGGCTTTTTGTCTATCTTGCATGTTGAAGAGTCGGTTCAGGATGCGATTTCTTTTTTAGAGACAAAGTAA
- a CDS encoding SycD/LcrH family type III secretion system chaperone: MSTMIEEQTMVEEQDELLAKALKAVLEDGAVLSELQGISEDDMEHTYAFAYEKYMAGNYKDAFEVFKLLTLMNHLESRFWLGLAGCAQELEALDIAIEAYAMAGFLEPENPIISLFGGTCLYKVGNFEAAKLALEAGVELAAESDQDLDAYVARAQATLEQMQSVGE, encoded by the coding sequence ATGTCGACTATGATTGAAGAGCAGACGATGGTTGAAGAACAGGATGAATTGTTAGCAAAAGCTTTAAAAGCTGTACTCGAAGATGGAGCTGTTCTCTCAGAACTGCAAGGGATTAGCGAAGATGATATGGAACACACATATGCATTTGCATACGAAAAGTATATGGCGGGTAACTATAAAGACGCCTTTGAAGTGTTTAAGTTGCTTACGTTGATGAATCATCTTGAATCTCGTTTCTGGCTTGGTCTTGCAGGTTGTGCGCAAGAACTTGAAGCCTTGGACATTGCAATAGAAGCGTATGCAATGGCTGGTTTTCTTGAGCCGGAAAACCCGATTATTTCTTTGTTTGGTGGTACTTGCTTGTACAAAGTGGGAAATTTTGAAGCTGCAAAGCTTGCACTTGAAGCTGGCGTAGAACTTGCCGCAGAAAGTGATCAAGATCTTGATGCGTATGTAGCTCGAGCACAAGCTACGCTTGAGCAAATGCAATCTGTTGGAGAGTAA
- a CDS encoding DUF5320 domain-containing protein — translation MNIENLLNEVDMLEEQLEALNEQREELTSILGQSEFATYEEALAAAPAEVQEAMKNCQREAERAGAENVRVVEPVSSAKAPMNRRGMMRV, via the coding sequence ATGAATATTGAGAACCTACTTAATGAAGTAGACATGCTTGAAGAGCAGCTTGAGGCACTGAATGAGCAGCGCGAGGAACTTACATCAATTTTGGGGCAGAGTGAATTTGCTACGTACGAAGAGGCGCTGGCTGCTGCCCCTGCTGAAGTTCAAGAAGCAATGAAAAACTGTCAGCGAGAAGCGGAGCGTGCGGGTGCAGAAAATGTGCGAGTAGTTGAACCAGTTTCTTCTGCAAAGGCTCCGATGAATCGTCGAGGGATGATGCGTGTATAA
- a CDS encoding STAS domain-containing protein, whose product MNEENRIKITEEVVGTSLLMHLSGHLDVVSGSILEKNLAHHILSDRIAVVIDMEGVEYLSSAGLRTLLLMVKQSRRYGTQLFFCNLSSFVKDIFEVSGFNALLTIFETQEGALKQAESLR is encoded by the coding sequence ATGAATGAAGAAAATAGAATAAAAATTACGGAAGAAGTTGTTGGGACATCCCTTCTTATGCACCTTTCAGGCCATTTGGATGTTGTGTCGGGGTCAATACTCGAAAAAAATCTAGCGCATCATATTCTTTCAGACAGAATAGCTGTCGTGATTGATATGGAAGGTGTCGAGTACTTAAGCTCTGCTGGGCTTCGCACGTTGCTTTTAATGGTGAAGCAGAGCAGGAGATACGGTACCCAGCTGTTTTTTTGTAATTTATCTTCGTTTGTGAAGGATATTTTTGAGGTGTCTGGGTTTAATGCGTTGCTAACAATATTTGAAACGCAAGAAGGGGCTCTTAAGCAGGCAGAATCATTGCGGTGA
- a CDS encoding formyltransferase family protein translates to MRLAIFSKADIIGAYNLNALLSNIKKLASEVTIYLSDKVFPNERGFQPVDTLTFCERDYPLTQLFPSLEKQENRNSNLLTFQELSAAYSARVVYMGDNITPACKEDIKNFAPDLIVSIRHDFILPTEILESARIGCINTHPGKLPYFRGLCTPFWAMLEKQEIAYCTVHQMTKKVDCGPILALSPWKLDYSRSLLWNTIQIYQQGINDLISILHDSSHTVCTISKSCNDESKARYFGAPSAEEFKAFSTSGNIVINEEDYQKIVEPFYNRFTPASPVLPHNGTAVYNHSL, encoded by the coding sequence ATGAGATTAGCGATTTTTTCAAAGGCCGACATTATCGGTGCATACAACCTGAACGCTTTGCTCAGTAATATTAAAAAATTAGCATCTGAAGTTACTATTTACCTTTCAGACAAAGTTTTTCCAAACGAGCGTGGATTTCAGCCAGTCGACACACTCACATTTTGCGAACGAGATTACCCCTTAACTCAACTGTTTCCTTCTCTTGAAAAACAGGAAAACAGAAACTCAAACTTACTCACCTTTCAAGAATTGAGCGCTGCATATAGTGCCAGAGTTGTATACATGGGAGACAACATTACTCCTGCCTGCAAAGAAGACATTAAAAATTTTGCTCCGGATCTTATCGTATCCATTCGACATGATTTCATTTTACCTACAGAAATTTTAGAAAGTGCTCGCATCGGCTGCATAAACACCCATCCGGGTAAACTTCCTTACTTCAGAGGGCTTTGCACACCTTTCTGGGCAATGCTTGAAAAGCAAGAAATTGCATATTGCACAGTACACCAAATGACAAAGAAGGTTGATTGCGGTCCTATTTTAGCACTCTCCCCATGGAAGCTGGATTATTCACGGTCATTGCTTTGGAATACAATTCAAATATATCAGCAAGGTATTAACGATCTTATTTCAATATTACACGACAGTTCACATACCGTTTGCACTATCTCAAAAAGTTGCAACGACGAATCAAAGGCTCGTTACTTTGGAGCCCCGTCAGCAGAAGAATTTAAGGCATTTTCCACATCTGGAAATATTGTAATTAATGAAGAAGATTATCAAAAAATTGTTGAGCCGTTCTATAACCGTTTTACACCAGCCTCTCCCGTCCTACCTCATAATGGGACTGCTGTTTATAATCACAGTCTGTAA
- a CDS encoding MFS transporter gives MSRAIKKLFTASLILIACVQLFTLMLSSSTLRTELTRISLSSYKGIATQLEATIERGLRFGRPLDGFASMQSHLSKAKSMAGDIEALHITDPDGKVLYTTAPVTPTAFKDLEQNSLTDEWLKDGDSRLTIRPLYGYKNEKKGFLVVKIGTHGITQTVRDFLYTTGLISTVISFITAGLLFARLLFWKAQSHINPLADKKFRTTLFVFFSISQVAYGITTYHLFNQKLDISTNQKLLQVSDSLTYSLEYLLDKRINIAKLHGTTKELKELITKTPELIGASLSFIEGTPKSYGNVTGKNITIPISSGKFTNAVERKRHGTLKLYVNTAAQQKILTSVALNMGTTLVIGLLLLGELASLFAEKNTTTHPQTTTPDSISTLIRGLCFIFFFGFDMVLTFAPLAARNLNTATSGISNSLAGSLPISCEMAAAGLGIFLVGFLSDKYRWSSLFTTGVIFATAGCVFGGASTSIIPFIVARALAGLGFGIAIMAAQLSLVSLENKAQGMGNMFAGILAGSLCGSAAGAMLSDLFNYQMVFYTSAIFCAFALLLIKPAAKVSIETSCQTTSTESSLDTVLSLIKTPKMWSTLILAGLPIAISLSGFLYYFVPIFLNNQGINQADIGRLFMIYSLCIIYLGPVLGSKIDKSNKAFLYTTIAVILSGAALLIATAYPTLPGFSVSVAITGIAQCIAGSSVLLYVLALPGLQKNNKEKMASLFRLLERSGQIAGPLLFGVIATRKSSLQGVCLTGVTFIIAGSFFYFIANSKLLLKLLSKGKL, from the coding sequence ATGTCACGTGCAATCAAAAAACTGTTCACAGCCTCATTAATTCTTATTGCCTGTGTCCAACTCTTCACACTCATGCTCTCTTCTTCGACATTGAGAACAGAGCTCACACGTATTTCGCTTTCCAGTTACAAAGGTATTGCAACTCAACTTGAGGCAACTATTGAACGTGGTCTGCGATTTGGGCGTCCGTTAGATGGATTTGCTTCCATGCAATCACATTTATCCAAGGCAAAGAGTATGGCTGGAGATATTGAGGCGCTGCACATTACCGATCCAGACGGAAAAGTCCTCTACACAACGGCACCTGTCACCCCAACCGCCTTTAAGGATCTGGAGCAAAATTCTCTTACTGACGAGTGGCTAAAGGACGGTGATTCTCGACTCACCATACGCCCACTGTATGGGTACAAAAATGAAAAGAAGGGATTTCTTGTAGTTAAAATCGGAACACACGGAATCACTCAGACCGTACGAGATTTTTTGTACACCACAGGATTAATTTCCACGGTTATCTCGTTTATAACTGCAGGGCTACTTTTCGCACGGTTGCTTTTCTGGAAAGCCCAATCACACATTAACCCACTAGCTGACAAAAAGTTCCGAACTACCCTGTTCGTCTTTTTTTCCATCAGCCAAGTTGCATATGGAATCACGACATACCACCTGTTCAACCAAAAATTGGACATTTCTACAAACCAAAAGCTCTTACAAGTTAGTGATTCTCTTACATACAGCCTTGAATATCTTCTTGATAAGCGCATTAATATCGCAAAACTTCACGGCACCACAAAAGAACTTAAAGAACTTATAACCAAAACTCCTGAATTGATTGGTGCAAGTCTGAGCTTTATTGAAGGTACTCCCAAGTCCTATGGAAATGTCACAGGAAAAAATATTACTATTCCTATTTCATCGGGAAAGTTCACTAATGCAGTAGAAAGAAAAAGACATGGGACGCTGAAACTTTATGTAAATACAGCAGCACAACAGAAAATCCTGACTTCTGTTGCCCTGAACATGGGAACAACACTCGTCATAGGCTTGCTTCTCCTTGGTGAACTTGCATCGCTTTTTGCGGAAAAAAACACCACAACACATCCCCAAACTACCACACCAGACAGCATAAGCACTCTAATAAGAGGTCTTTGTTTCATCTTCTTTTTCGGTTTTGATATGGTGCTGACATTTGCTCCGCTTGCCGCACGAAATCTAAATACTGCAACATCTGGAATCTCAAATAGCCTTGCAGGCAGCCTACCTATTTCGTGTGAGATGGCAGCAGCCGGCTTAGGAATATTTCTTGTTGGATTTTTAAGTGATAAATACCGCTGGTCTTCTCTTTTCACAACAGGTGTAATTTTCGCAACTGCTGGTTGCGTCTTTGGCGGTGCATCAACTAGCATCATCCCCTTTATTGTCGCCCGTGCACTTGCAGGACTTGGCTTCGGAATCGCTATCATGGCGGCACAGCTCAGCCTTGTAAGCTTAGAAAACAAAGCACAAGGTATGGGGAACATGTTTGCCGGAATATTAGCAGGAAGCCTTTGCGGTTCCGCTGCTGGAGCAATGCTCAGCGACCTATTTAACTATCAAATGGTATTCTATACCTCTGCCATATTCTGCGCATTTGCTCTTCTCCTTATCAAACCAGCAGCAAAAGTCAGTATAGAAACAAGCTGCCAGACCACCTCCACAGAATCTTCTTTAGACACTGTTCTTAGCCTTATAAAAACCCCAAAAATGTGGTCTACACTCATATTGGCAGGTTTACCTATTGCCATCTCTCTTTCTGGCTTTCTGTATTATTTTGTTCCCATTTTTTTAAACAACCAGGGAATAAATCAAGCCGATATTGGAAGGCTGTTCATGATCTACAGCCTTTGCATCATCTATCTTGGCCCTGTGCTTGGCTCTAAAATAGACAAAAGCAACAAAGCCTTTTTGTACACCACTATTGCTGTAATTCTTTCTGGAGCCGCACTTCTTATTGCAACGGCTTATCCAACCTTACCCGGATTTTCTGTAAGTGTTGCAATAACAGGCATTGCCCAATGCATCGCTGGATCAAGCGTGCTTCTCTATGTTCTGGCACTTCCAGGACTCCAAAAAAACAACAAAGAAAAGATGGCTTCCCTTTTCAGGCTCCTTGAACGTTCTGGACAGATTGCTGGGCCACTGCTCTTTGGTGTCATTGCAACAAGAAAAAGTTCATTGCAGGGAGTTTGCCTTACTGGCGTAACTTTCATTATTGCAGGATCGTTCTTCTATTTCATTGCAAATTCAAAACTTTTACTAAAATTGCTTTCTAAGGGGAAATTATGA